DNA from Rhizophagus irregularis chromosome 6, complete sequence:
GTAAAGCCACAGAGAGATAACCGGGTAGGAGCACGGATTcttggaaaaaatatattcggcaattgaagattaggtaactataagTAACATACAATGATAAACTTACATGCCGCCACTTCTCTTGCCGAAGACCTCGGGCTTGATCTTGTAGACATCTATGGAATCCGTAAATGGATCCAAATTCAGGCATCACCCCTCAATGACCCGGACATAGTAGCAGAGATGGTCAGAAACCTTCCGGTTAAAGAATTCAGAAAACATCTCAAGATTAACAGACTCTGGTACAACGGTTGTAAAGCCGAGTTGTGGAAGCGGCATAAAGAAGCTGAGGAGGCATACGACAGGGCGGTAAACCACTACAGGGAAGCTAATGATCCTGCAGAGTCATATTTTTTGTCCAGATTTTTACAAGGATTGATGACTATGTAACCAtatcatcaggtatccttACATTTTTCAACAAGGattgatgaccatgtaacTTCATCATCAGGCATTCATGAATTCTTAacataaactaataaatttttgaatgttCTATCTAGTActctttcaaaattttgtctaATCACTAGTTTGAACTGATGAGATAGCAAATCAAGTTAATCCTCTTTACCAGGTTTCCCTAAAGAAATTCTTGTTGGCTTTGGACTATGTAATAATGCAGAAAGCCAGcaaaatgatttatcatcTCTTATTCTATTATTAGCAAAAAGCCATTGTAACATATTATTTCCTTCTTTAAATTCCTCAATATCAAGTGGACATGATCTCAATAGTAATAAAAGTTGATTCATATATAATCTAGCCGTTTCTTTATCCTCTTCAGTCTGTTCTAAATCTGCTATTGTAGGATCATATGTAAATTGTGAAGTTTTAGAACTAGCAGTTGAAAGTGGAATACTATGAATACTTGATTTACTAGACAAAGCAGTATGTTGAGACATTGTCTCCTCAAGATCTCGAACAGATTTTTTGGTTGAAGCAGTATGTTGAGATAATGTTTCTTGAAGGTTTTGAACAGATTTTTTAGTTGAAGCAGTGTGTTGAGACATTGTTTCCTCAAGATCCTGTATTTTACTTTGTGCTGCTTCCTGCTGATTTGATAAATCTGTTATATCACCTGACACTCCCTTAATATCCATtgatgtattttttaattgccaAGAAATTGCTCGCATTTGTGAAGCAAGCTCATCTATAGTTGCTTTAAGCTCTTCTACAGATGATGTACCACCATACTTTAGATTGTTTGGAAGGTTATTTCCAACTTCTGAAGGTTCTGGAATAGTTTCCGGATAGCTAATTACTTCAATAATTTTAGGTATACATGGAATTCTGCGATTCAGATGAGTGTTTCTATCTCGagtacttttaaaattatcttttccACATTTAGGACATGGAGGCAacataatgaataatattacaacCACTCAGTAAAGGTAAAGTGTTCATTTCTGATGTGTATGTTCAAATGGACGAATGGATGGATGGATAGAATCCTGAACATTATTGTACAAATGGCCAGATGAACAAATGGATGCCATTCCATCTAATGCTATATTTTTAACGTATAAATGGATGGATGGATGGAATCCTGAACATTGTTGTACAAATCAAATGGATGGAATCCTGAACATTATTGTACAAATGGCCAGATGAACAAATGGATGCCATTCCATCTAATACACATTAGAAATTATTAGAGaacattcaaaaatttattagtttatgtTAAGAATTCATGAATGCCTGATGATGAAgttacatggtcatcaatCCTTGTTGAAAAATGTaaggatacctgatgataTGGTTACATAGTCATCAATCCTTGTAAAAATCTGGACAAAAAATATGACTCTGCAGGATCATTAGCTTCCCTGTAGTGGTTTACCGCCCTGTCGTATGCCTCCTCAGCTTCTTTATGCCGCTTCCACAACTCGGCTTTACAACCGTTGTACCAGAGTCTGTTAATCTTGAGATGTTTTCTGAATTCTTTAACCGGAAGGTTTCTGACCATCTCTGCTACTATGTCCGGGTCATTGAGGGGTGATGCCTGAATTTGGATCCATTTACGGATTCCATAGATGTCTACAAGATCAAGCCCGAGGTCTTCGGCAAGAGAAGTGGCGGCATGTAAGTTTATCATTGTATGTTActtatagttacctaatcttcaattgccgaatatattttttccaagAATCCGTGCTCCTACCCGGTTATCTCTCTGTGGCTTTACAGACCTTCTAGGGGCTATTAACCTACCTGTTTACTCGGTTTGCTATCTCACTGCTTCCGACAGATGAATAGACTGAATCCTGATCATATGACAGATCTATGACAGAATGACAGATCTGGggggtaaaatcaaaacttttttctggGAGTATCCTCTCCCGAtttttctgaaacatctgTCATATCCGTCATATCTGTCATACCCCTCTGATTCTATCGTATTTTCCTCTCTTTTCccttatttcattcttttttagtatattattatatgacaGATGTTAATGACAGATGGTGACAGATATAGGGGATTCCCTACCCCACGGAGGGGGGATGTAGGTACTGCGAGGCCGTGGCCGAGGTGGAGGAACGTAGTGACTACACTACCAGCCCGACGACTGTAACGAATAACGATAttggaaatttaaaagatcactcaccttaatatttttattaaagtcatATCCAAGTTTGGAAAAGAACTTCATGCGTGCCATCAACGCTCAtgtgatattaaaaattacatattacgtACGTTGTGACACAGTGTTGTAAATTCAAGGTCATTTAACTTTTTTGAATGACCTAGGCCATTTCGttatgatcacgtgataaatttACTACTGATTACGTAATTAGGCATTTTCAAGTCATTTCGAGGTCATTTGCAAACGGGAAAAGCACGTGCTAGTTGGTGATCGATCAAAAGATATAAAATGATGACATTCagctttaatatttttttttttttccctaacaaaactttattaataacatagctttaatattttaccaagttgaaatcaaaaaatcaaaatgtcTCAACctaattttaaagttatatcTGATCCACTTAATGCGTTAGCTACGGAAGTCCCCAATTTACCAAACATACCCATATTTTCTGTCATGGAAGGTTTGGAAAGAATAGCTAAAAGGGTTGATCAAACTTCTCAAAGAAACGACGAAATCTCTTTAAGATTTAACCGCGTCCTCACTGCTtgtatgtatattatttttggtctctagtataaaaaaaaatgttaatgtTCTGTTTAACTgctcatttttaaaatttttaattaatgttacttttatttttagacgAACAGCGCATGATAGCGCGTGCTGTCAATTCAACAATCCGCAACTCTCAAGCAACGATTGAACCTCTCTTAACAAATGATGGTAACCTTCCTGAAGATTTTCCTCGTAACTTTTTGGAAATAGAGGGTGCATCTGAAGACACGATCAAAAAGCTTCTTTTTGTGTATGGTCAACCAACTGACGGTGACGTAACTATCTGCAAACGACGTTTGGTAGGGTATTTGGGAATTATAGCCCTTTATGTTTGAAGTAAAAAGAGCTTCAAATTTAACAAAGTTTCTGGACAAgtataagtattataaaacacgaataaaataaaaaaagggaaatcATTTGCAGAGATCaattatggaaaaaaagaaGGATATCTTTTAGAAGATCAACTTCTTGttgattatcataataatgtttatataaaatgtacaATATCTGTAGTAATAGGCTAATTAGTattgcttaataaaaattattaaattctatattgcaaatatatttgtattttttatttatggcTCTAACAGTTTcacatatataaattatttcgcTTAGAAAATTGttggataataaataaaatcataaactTGACCTTTTGCCTTTTTCTCGTCAACTTTACTATTCATCATGAAGTCTTTAaccataattaaaaattctttagtgTATAATACCAGCTTAAATCTCGAGATCTTCCGCACCACAGGATTTTTGATATAAGCAAATGATATTGAGGTAAAGGAATTTTCTGAGTCACAGTCCTGAATAGATGAAGATGTGTCGTTACAGGCTTATAGCTGACGCCGGTATATATTTCTTGAATCAAACGTTGCCCTTAGCAACAACCTCTTCGTTTTTTCATCCATGGCACAATATTTTGGGAAATCAGGATGCCTCTGGATCTATAGAAGTAGGGTTACATTGTTCTGCAATAAGCCTGTCTCCCACTTCCTCTGCCTTATATCTCTTTATTTTGTTGCGATTTTAACACTCTCTTTCACTAGATGCTTTTAATATTGTctcataataattatcatcacTGCTGAAGCAAAAGTACTtagttgaaattttaaatgtaagtTATTTGACTCCTTCTTGTAATTTATGAAGTAGCTGACAAATACTTTAACATCATAACTTCATCTTTAAATTCTATTCCCTAGTGAATTAGTTGGTGAAATTGCTTTCAAATTCATATTTCCCATAAATTTTTGAAGCTATATCATAAGTGATATtgttttttatgatatttgcatatataaatttattcccTCATTTCTTTGGTAACACCTTATTAACCAAcccaatatataaatatatataaataagcaaGATCAAATTGACTTATTCTGGCTAAATAGTAAACAAAGCAGAAAAAAAGAGAATCAGTTaatgaatagaaaaaaaatgagaaaatgtTTTcagatttgaaaaatatttatcagtGAGGGTTggattatgatgatgatactAATGAGTTGATTATCTTGAGACACTTAACTAATTGGAAAATTGTCATTGTCTCTAAACTTTGATATTGGTCCCATTTCCTCCCACAAGTTTGTTTAGAAACATCTTTAGATGGTTGAGCTCAagaaagttttatattattcaaaatcatAAACTGCaacttttaacttttttatgaaagaaaagCTTCTTAGGGTTTGAgacaataaaatctttaatgtCAATTTTAggactattaataaatttatgtcaAATGATAACCATGTAAATATCATTACGTCTTCATTGCGTCTAAAAgcaaacaatttaataatatagtactTTCATTTTGATGAAGAGATGATAGTTTTTAAAAGTACTATAAGAGTTTTTTGAAGGTATGTATAAACTTTTACAAAcctttttgaatatattatgattaGTAATAAGATAGACTCTTGATAGAAGCTTATAATGGTGAAATACAGTAAAtgatataaacaaaattaatagacgtattaaaaaaataatttatcagtaaattttttttttcttgttacgGAAAGAATTCAcgagaaaaaaattgttcccataataagtttaatttattaatgcttatttaatttatttgtgatgatttaaaaatataaaatagaaacaatattatttatttttattacaaatattcgAGTATAAATTTAACAGTGTTAAACATAACGAGAAGTTATTTCGCTAATAATCTTATAATTATtgatcaaaaatcaaaatacaaCAATTCATCACTATTTGATACTAAAAGAAaacttgaataatttatttttagttcaaCAGCAtgtattttacaattattatacaatattaaaatctcaGAAACATATATCTGGTTATAACATATGTTTTCAATGtatagaatatttataatcattacaGCCGGTAAACTGAATGGGACTATAATTTAAATCCAATCGCTATAccgttataaaaaattaaagtaacttACATTTTGCTTTAATCCTTCACTATGACATTAATTTCAACTTGCACAAagtgtaatttttattttactatatttatatttaatatgacaAAAGAGAAAGCGGATTGTAAATTGTGTTCTCTAAAAGAAGTAATCCATTAATTTATTCGTTTACATGTTTATGAAATTTCATGGGTTGCCATTTCGATATCAAATATGTTACATATATTGCGCATAATATACATACAAAACATGGATTCCTTTGTTTACCTAATATATATCcagttttgaatttttatttgtggTTTAAGATTATCTATcgtttataaatttacatacggtaatatattgaattacataatttaaaacaataaaaagatattattgggcgttttttataaaactagtaacgattttgttgatcatttgttgatcatttatttttaaatttattataaattttgtcacgagattttctatggaaatcatttctcaatttgttattaaaacaccTGCTGAATTGCctcgaaattgaaaatcatttctctttttataaaaaaatttcctttttggtaaaaaactctcaaattaatcttatataactttatatgtaaatgacaatgacaatgacaatgacaatgacaatgacaatgtcaatgtcaatgtcaatgtcaatgtcaatgacaatgacaatgaaaaaaacttctaATGCCAACTTTTCGCAAAAACTCTTCCTGTGCCACTGAAAATACCTGTTAAATTGAGacatcatttaatatttgcatGTTTTCATTTGTTTGCTGATCAATTTcgctattataatattatttactgttGTAGCATTTTcgctataatttaaaaaatttttaaataattttaacaaaaaacgttttatcgttaattaataaattatagtttttcaatttaatttttaaaatgttaatttcaaaataatacatGTATTATGACAATTtctctctataaaaaaaataaaataaataaaataaataataagtagaGGTTAGAACCAtccaaaaaaaccttaaccagttaatatgaaaaatatttaaaatttttttttacttaaaattgtaccaattttcgattttactaaCGCTAATACATTTAGTTGAAAAAAGACTATTTGAATCACtaccattattaataaataggaaAAAATTCGGTATTAAATTTTGAGTTTGGAAACATATAACTGAATTACTAAGTCTCTGGGCAGCATTAAGTAAATCTGATCAGAATTACTGATATATTTATGGTCAAAACAGTTTTAACCAGTTAATCCTGCTAATAAGATCCTtgtgttaattaaattttgacaaTAATTTGTCTTAtggattataaaattttgatatttaacaCTTTTGGGATTATAGAATTTGATTATGAGGATAATGCACCATTGGAATTTTAATGGATGAGTTCCCTTCAGTGTACAAAAAGTTTTAGAAAAATTCCGAAAATCTTCTGAAAAATACTACAATCTGCAGTAAAATGTCCAAAATTAttcaagatttaaaaaatttaccagatttttcaaaaacctTTTAGAAAATCTGGCAAAATTGAGTAGATTTTACGCTGGCCCCCTTTCTTGAAGTGatacaattaattatgataatcaaGTTTTTTCATCTTGTACTTTaccaattatataaaaatctgtAATGCTTTATTCACATTTATAGATAGTTTGCAGGTGTTTTTTTCTCTAcactcaaaataatataaaatctttcaatttttttttatcaaaaaaattaaaaaaaatgaccgCTACTCTGTCAGTTATCGCACTTGTAGTATGTTTAAGAGAATCCTCTCACACAGCATTTGGGGACGCTATCTATCATGAGAAAGTTTCCAATGAAAATCCTGTTTTTGGATTCAAACAGTTTTCAAACGCGCTGCACGATTATAATGAGGCGTTTAAAGAAGGGGACTTAGTCCATTTTGGTGGAAAGTTCACTATTGATGACAATAAATTAATGGTAAGTAATTTTTGTATGTATCTAAGGAATAAtgacatataataattttaataataattttataatttacttaataataataattataaaaatgataataatctaataataataattataaaaatttataaaaatgataataatttaaataatttttttaatattaattacaaatataatattttcatttgtcTTTTTCATATAAACAGCTCTTAGTTGAAGCGGCATGTGTGCTAGAACCTCAATTAGGACGTAATGGAGAACGTTTGAAATGGGAACCTGAAAAAATTCCATCAACAAAGCCGTTCGTTCATATCACTACTTCTGCTTGTGAACCATTGTCAACAtcaaataatatgaattttgtTAAAACCAAATCGTTGATTTATTCACCATTTCATTCTGCTGCACGTTACATTAATTTTGAGATTGGATATTCAAGTGAATCAAAATGGCTTGAATATCTTTCTGATAAATGGAGTAAATTTGCCAATTTTTTCGTCGCTGGATTTCTTGAGGCAATTTATACAGACGGATCAACAACATACGTACAGATAGATGCAAAGTTGATCGATTATGATGTTCGATTTCGTACTTCAACTTCAAGTAACAATTACCAACCCTCACCACAAAGATCAACCACCAACGCATTTGCTCAAAGGAGGAATAAATCAACTCCTAATTCACCAGTAAAAACACATATTACCCCAAAATCGGATTCAAATACCACAGAAATAGAAAATGCATATgaagaagaaagtgataaTGATTCAGACAAAGAAGATACAGTAGGAACAAATCAATCTCCTATAGACCTGGTTATGATAGATGATAATACGCCTATTAAtgctaataaaactaaaaaacgCCAATTATCTGATTTGTGTGATGGTGAAATTGATCAACCTATTAAACCGAAAagaagttataataaaaaaggagGTCGTGGAGGACGcggaaagaaataaaaattattttgcgtattatacaaataataagaaaatatgtCAAAAATCATTTCCataaattatagaaattaaatcttaaagaaattagtaacagaaaatttagtattattcaCAAGGATccacatttttttgttaaaaaaatattttttttctataataatttgtttcacttcttttaaaaaaagaatatacatatattttcttatatataataaaaacataaaatttatgatctgaaattatgatataatggtttaattttattaaaaaaaataaatctttttataacGAGTGATTTCGTAACTAATTAATGTACACgttaacataattatttatgctACACATAAATCTAAtctaaatttatcaaaaaattttcttaatactgcttaatacAGGTTAGAATTTTTGccaatttacttttaatttattcataattttaatattattttacaattttacaatTGTAATAGCAGGAGATATAATTTGGCCTATCGGTCATATATGTAATACGTATTACCAATTTAAATATAGGATTTCCGATTTTAATATTGCAACATGTGATCACGTATTACGGTTattaacaaagaatttttttattttttcagctgattatttttttgtcttttcgTTTACAAAAACCTAATAAAatagaagtaaaattttattttttttccttaaatataaacaaacacatttaaattaaataactcagaatttaaatataaacaaatattatagttTGTTTAcacatatttcaaattatggtTTGAGCATTTTGGCCAAAGTAAATCTTGCTCTTTAATTGAAAGTAGTTCAGCAAGTTTGAAGCTGTTAAGATATTAATCTACATGAAAgcacagttaatatttttggagttatttacatttttacataatagtACTaagttacaaaattttttttaccttcagagcgtattttgggCAGTTTAGTCAAAGTATatcaacttcttatattaattgaaagttttttGGCGGGTCAAAATctgcttggatattaattttcatgaaggtacagttaatacttgaagagttattcacgtttttcacaatggaattttattttttctattttatcacTTTAGAGCGTATTTTcggcactttagtcaaagtaaatcgacttcttatattaattgaaagttgttcagcgagTAATAATCTGTTCGAATATTGGTTttcatgaaggtacagttaatacttgaagagttattcacgtttttcacaacggtactcattcacgaattttattttttccgttttgtcacttcagagcgtattttgagcactttagacAAAGTAAAttgacttcttatattaattgaatgttGTTCAGCAGGTGAtaatctacttggatattaattttcacgaaggtacagttaatacttgaagaattattcacgtttttcacaacacgaattttattttttccgttttgtcacttcagagcgtattttgagcattttagtcaaagtaaattgacttcttatattaattgaaagtttttCAGTGGGTCATAATctgcttggatattaattttcatgaaggtacagttaatacttgaagggttattcacgtttttcacaacgatactcattcacgaattttattttttccgttttgtcacttcagagcgtattttgagcattttagtcaaagtaaattgacttcttatattaattgaaagtttttCAGTGGGTCATAATctgcttggatattaattttcatgaaggtacagttaatacttgaagggttattcacgtttttcacaacggtactcattcatgaattttattttttctgttttgtcacttcagaacGTATTTTGAACATTTTGGTCAAAGgaaatcgacttcttttattaattaaaagttgtttagcagtcaaaatccaattttcatgaaaatgcagtggagtaatttatattttttatgatcataCTATACtgaattgcaaataaatttacattctttaatgtatttttaaaatttaaatttttatttaatattacttaataaataaggttgcttgccgaaactagAGGGTTTCGGCAATACTttctatatgatttaattagagtttcagcatttaaacaatttataagaataaagacaatatgattttttgtatgtaaatatttattttataatatttaatattaaactaataaaatatacgattaaaaatataataaaaattaaaattatcttctatGTGGGGACCTGCTTCTACCtcttcttctatctctacttctgtcccgtcttctatctctacttctgtcccatcttctatctctacctctatctcgtcttctatctctacttcttgaTCTACTTCTTGATCGAGACCTTGATCGAGACCTAGATCGCGACCTTCTTCTTTCCCTTCGCAATCTATATTCATATTGACGTCGATCATGCGCAGCATGCCGCCGTCGATACTCTCGTCTAAACAGatctaaaatccaataaaaatattaatgaattgaatgaattgcctaaataaaattaatttaaaataataattaataataattaccggtTTGTAACCAGAATTCATCATTCATATCGGCAAAACACGCTCTATCGAAACTATTTGGGCTTGTAATAGGAATGccgtcatcattattatttattattctactGAGGTTTTCATAACCTCGTTTGAGGGCATTCCATTTTGTATAGCACTGCCTGGGTGTCGCTGCAAATCCCGTTGCAGCGAACACCCTATTTGCTATTATTGTCCATGCATTAACATGGTAGCGGTTTGCAATTCTTTCGAATTGCTGATGTAAGTTTCTTCGCTCCGCAATTAACTGCCTAGCAGCATTAATCGTCCATTGGAATACTGGTGGTGGCGGTGGAACAAAAGGTACTAATGctgccattttttattttttatgatttttttgtaacttgaaaattaaatacaatttgaaaattaaaatacaatttggttttgaattgcgaaaaaaaaattcaaatttcataatatttataataattttaaaattcgttataatgtttaaaacatgaactgatgaacataataacattctacataattaaagtatttgtaacaaaataaacacagttttgattctaatgtaataaatttaattaacgcagttctaaatttttttttgtaatgcagttcttaaaatttattgatctaatgtaataaatttaattaacgaagtccttaaaacttattgattctaatataatatgcttatccttattccttaattaaattgcactatttttaaaatataatatgcttatccttattccttaattaaattgcaatgttttaaaatataatataaaattacaattgccTGCATTGCctgcataattatatgttaactggACTTTGATCGCGAATATTTTGCCCtgcataattacatcatttatttcctaaatagtatcattatttaaatcacatgatattagaattaattctcattggattaactattgtaattatttctcattattattattcctcactatcatcataattatcgtcattaacacttttattaatagaaaatttaaaaacaaatttttatagtgataaaaaaattattaaaaatactaaataaataaaagaattacaatgatggaaaaaaaaatgactgactgaaaaaggaataatattcatttaaaaaaaatttgtaattacaaaaactgaaaataactGGATAGCTGCATCAGGACCCCGAACAATACATATAAAGGTcacattaaaatcaaaattttttactatgatcaATAAGCAAATGATTTTGGATTCTATCTCGCCAATTATAAGTGATCTACCTACTACTAATTTGTGATACTACAGACATCCCTCGCGCTCAAATTTTGTGTTCTTACAAATCTCTCCttataaattcatttgatAGATTTCTATTATTGGGACTTTAAAAGTTCCTTtcattattttacataatttacaattataggttaaattattgaaatcagtatcttaatttttaaaattaaataatcctaattatttctaaaaataaattaatggtCGCgacttattaattttattattttaactccTTAAATTAACTTATCGagtattactatttttagacTATTTTCCTTTGttctgaaaataatttttctgataTGATTTTCCTTTTCCAGAATTTTCCCTCATGTAACATTTAtccttttatttgttttgctAATTTTTACATGTTTACGCGTCACATCTCTTCATTATATAAGTATCTTCATTTTTCCTTCCTTTCTTgtttttacttaatatttttcaaaattttccttCACTACACCTTTACTACACATCTATTTGTTCCTTCTCAAAATGGTTGCCACTAGGAAATTTACCACCACTTCTGCTTTAATTGCTGCTCATCCTTCTACTACTGCTGCTCGTCCTTCTACTACTGCTGCTCGTCCTTCTACTGCTGCTCGTCCTTCTACTGCTGCTCGTCCTTCTACTACTGCTGCTGCATCAAATAAGAAACGCTGTCGACGTTCTGCCACCTCTAACCGAAAATCTAAAAATCGCTTGAAGGCTTTGAAAGCTGCCAGAAAACCAAAGGTTCAACTTCTTGAAGGTGGGTATTGTACGCAAGGTTTACTAAATGATCTTAAAAGAGGTTGCCTGCAGACAGTATATTCGTATTCTCAGGGCATGGTTCTTGACGGTTCATTACCTGTAGACGGAGTATTCATAT
Protein-coding regions in this window:
- a CDS encoding uncharacterized protein (SECRETED:cutsite_SHT-AF; SECRETED:prob_0.3617); SECRETED:SignalP(1-20), which translates into the protein MTATLSVIALVVCLRESSHTAFGDAIYHEKVSNENPVFGFKQFSNALHDYNEAFKEGDLVHFGGKFTIDDNKLMLLVEAACVLEPQLGRNGERLKWEPEKIPSTKPFVHITTSACEPLSTSNNMNFVKTKSLIYSPFHSAARYINFEIGYSSESKWLEYLSDKWSKFANFFVAGFLEAIYTDGSTTYVQIDAKLIDYDVRFRTSTSSNNYQPSPQRSTTNAFAQRRNKSTPNSPVKTHITPKSDSNTTEIENAYEEESDNDSDKEDTVGTNQSPIDLVMIDDNTPINANKTKKRQLSDLCDGEIDQPIKPKRSYNKKGGRGGRGKK